The following coding sequences lie in one Oryza brachyantha chromosome 10, ObraRS2, whole genome shotgun sequence genomic window:
- the LOC102704181 gene encoding thaumatin-like protein 1b — protein MAAAHHLSSSVLPMVAAVVFVFLVPRLRGARAATFTITNNCGYTVWPGLLSSAGSAPLSTTGFALAPGASQAVPAPSGWSGRMWGRTLCAASSADGAGKFACATGDCGSGDVQCNGGGAAPPATLAEFTLDGSGGLDFFDVSLVDGYNLPMLVTPLGASASSSAPSSGKCAATGCVAELNGACPADLRVASTTSASPVACRSACEAFGSAEYCCSGAYGNPNTCRPSAYSQFFKSACPRAYSYAYDDSTSTFTCAAGATDYSITFCPAAPTSVKSSGQNPQAAGLQQLNDTMIYFGGGGGGPNSSGATTASSRSPMAAAAAALVAVAVAALL, from the exons ATGGCGGCGGCTCACCACCTCTCGTCGTCGGTGCTGCccatggtggcggcggtggtgttCGTCTTCTTGGTACCGCGGCTGCGGGGTGCCCGCGCGGCCACGTTCACCATCACCAATAACTGTGGGTACACGGTGTGGCCGGGGCTGCTGTCCAGCGCCGGGTCGGCGCCGCTGTCCACGACGGGGTTCGCGCTCGCGCCGGGGGCGTCGCAggcggtgccggcgccgtcggggTGGTCGGGCCGCATGTGGGGGCGGACGCTCTGCGCGGCGTCgtccgccgacggcgccgggaAGTTCGCGTGCGCCACGGGGGACTGTGGGTCCGGCGACGTGCAGTgcaacggcggcggggcggcgccgccggccacgctgGCCGAGTTCACGctcgacggcagcggcggcctcgACTTCTTCGACGTCAGCCTCGTCGACGGCTACAACCTGCCCATGCTCGTCACCCCACtcggcgcctccgcctcctcctccgcccccaGCTCCGGCAAGTGCGCGGCGACGGGGTGCGTGGCGGAGCTGAATGGCGCGTGCCCGGCCGACCTGCGCGTGGCGTCCACCACGTCGGCCTCGCCGGTGGCGTGCCGGAGCGCGTGCGAGGCGTTCGGCTCCGCCGAGTACTGCTGCAGCGGCGCCTACGGCAACCCCAACACCTGCCGGCCGTCGGCCTACTCCCAGTTCTTCAAATCGGCGTGCCCGCGAGCCTACAGCTACGCCTACGACGACTCGACCTCCACCTTCAcctgcgccgccggcgccaccgatTACTCCATCACCTTCTGCCCCGCCGCTCCGacgag CGTGAAGTCGTCGGGGCAGAACCCGCAGGCCGCCGGGCTGCAGCAGCTCAACGACACCATGATCtacttcggcggcggcggcggcggcccgaaTTCCAGCGgcgcaacgacggcgtcgtcgcGCTCTCcaatggccgccgccgccgccgccttggtcgccgtcgctgtcgccgcgcTGCTCTGA